A window of Vigna unguiculata cultivar IT97K-499-35 chromosome 4, ASM411807v1, whole genome shotgun sequence contains these coding sequences:
- the LOC114181635 gene encoding cyclic dof factor 3-like isoform X2: MYLGTAQKLHTVLVEKNHSTTTTLPLINTQGDMSNKDPGIRLFGRKIPLPESQIPATSQNAYNGIKKKEVEMPCAENSENSKQETPHNNPQENESKVNSKAVENNTESSSTDEDKILKKPDKILHCPRCNSLDTKFCYFNNYNVNQPRHFCKNCQRYWTAGGTMRNVPVGAGRRKNKHLASQYRHIIVSCDGIPTTSDSSCHQLSTTLQSAAVFRSSTDNGTVLKFSPDAPPLCESMESMLNLKEQNHEKVEEEVSLCGSSSMTNACTPRNKSTEPTASKPLQCYPVPPWIFPWNQDWNNVASTASVHPSSLQICNPYTSADPASMQWCPTPIMAVPTIYPPSFPLQFVPGSYWGGTGAASTGFNGCLSPTSSTSNSCCSGNGSPTLGKHTRDNLSTDEQKSDMCVLVPTTLTIDDPNGASKLASSGTNPDNQQCVPEGAISKRAKAREGKDRVLGVSQILEANPAAISRAHAFQEGI; encoded by the exons ATGTATCTTGGAACTGCTCAGAAGCTTCACACTGTTCTTGTGgaaaaaaaccattcaacaacaacaacactacCATTAATTAATACACAAGGGGACATGTCTAATAAGGATCCGGGTATTAGGCTCTTTGGCAGGAAGATTCCGTTGCCGGAATCTCAGATTCCGGCCACTTCTCAG AATGCTTACAATGgcataaagaaaaaagaagttgaaatgCCCTGTGCTGAAAACTCTGAGAATAGCAAGCAAGAGACCCCACATAATAATCCGCAGGAAAATGAGTCAAAAGTAAACTCCAAAGCAGTAGAAAATAACACAGAGAGTAGCAGCACAGATGAAGATAAAATCTTGAAGAAACCAGACAAGATTCTGCATTGTCCTCGATGCAACAGTTTAGACACCAAATTCTGTTATTTCAATAACTACAATGTGAATCAACCTCGGCATTTCTGCAAGAACTGCCAAAGGTATTGGACTGCAGGTGGAACCATGAGAAATGTTCCAGTGGGTGCTGGGAGACGAAAGAACAAGCACCTAGCTTCTCAATATCGTCACATTATTGTATCCTGTGACGGAATTCCAACTACAAGTGACTCTTCTTGTCACCAACTTTCAACAACACTTCAATCTGCCGCTGTTTTCAGGTCTTCAACAGATAATGGTACTGTGTTGAAATTTTCTCCTGATGCCCCTCCTCTCTGTGAATCCATGGAGTCAATGCTTAATCTCAAAGAACAAAATCATGAAAAAGTGGAGGAGGAAGTATCCTTATGTGGATCATCATCTATGACCAATGCTTGCACTCCAAGAAACAAATCAACTGAACCAACTGCATCAAAACCTCTGCAGTGTTATCCTGTTCCTCCGTGGATATTCCCTTGGAATCAAGATTGGAACAATGTTGCTTCCACTGCATCAGTTCACCCCTCTTCACTACAAATTTGCAACCCTTATACCAGTGCCGACCCTGCTTCAATGCAGTGGTGTCCTACACCGATCATGGCAGTTCCAACAATCTACCCACCAAGCTTTCCCTTGCAATTTGTTCCTGGATCATACTGGGGTGGAACAGGAGCAGCTTCAACGGGTTTCAATGGCTGCCTTTCACCTACTTCCTCTACCAGTAATAGCTGCTGCTCCGGCAACGGCTCCCCAACACTTGGAAAACACACAAGAGACAACCTTTCAACAGATGAACAAAAATCAGACATGTGTGTGTTGGTTCCAACGACCCTTACAATTGATGATCCAAATGGGGCCTCAAAATTGGCCTCATCAGGAACCAACCCTGATAACCAGCAATGTGTACCAGAAGGTGCTATTTCAAAAAGGGCAAAGGCTAGAGAAGGGAAAGACCGTGTCTTGGGTGTGTCTCAAATCTTGGAAGCTAACCCTGCAGCGATTTCTCGTGCTCATGCATTCCAAGAGGGCATTTGA
- the LOC114181635 gene encoding cyclic dof factor 2-like isoform X1, translating into MYLGTAQKLHTVLVEKNHSTTTTLPLINTQGDMSNKDPGIRLFGRKIPLPESQIPATSQVGYQIPANSATMNAYNGIKKKEVEMPCAENSENSKQETPHNNPQENESKVNSKAVENNTESSSTDEDKILKKPDKILHCPRCNSLDTKFCYFNNYNVNQPRHFCKNCQRYWTAGGTMRNVPVGAGRRKNKHLASQYRHIIVSCDGIPTTSDSSCHQLSTTLQSAAVFRSSTDNGTVLKFSPDAPPLCESMESMLNLKEQNHEKVEEEVSLCGSSSMTNACTPRNKSTEPTASKPLQCYPVPPWIFPWNQDWNNVASTASVHPSSLQICNPYTSADPASMQWCPTPIMAVPTIYPPSFPLQFVPGSYWGGTGAASTGFNGCLSPTSSTSNSCCSGNGSPTLGKHTRDNLSTDEQKSDMCVLVPTTLTIDDPNGASKLASSGTNPDNQQCVPEGAISKRAKAREGKDRVLGVSQILEANPAAISRAHAFQEGI; encoded by the exons ATGTATCTTGGAACTGCTCAGAAGCTTCACACTGTTCTTGTGgaaaaaaaccattcaacaacaacaacactacCATTAATTAATACACAAGGGGACATGTCTAATAAGGATCCGGGTATTAGGCTCTTTGGCAGGAAGATTCCGTTGCCGGAATCTCAGATTCCGGCCACTTCTCAGGTGGGATATCAGATTCCGGCCAACTCTGCAACCATG AATGCTTACAATGgcataaagaaaaaagaagttgaaatgCCCTGTGCTGAAAACTCTGAGAATAGCAAGCAAGAGACCCCACATAATAATCCGCAGGAAAATGAGTCAAAAGTAAACTCCAAAGCAGTAGAAAATAACACAGAGAGTAGCAGCACAGATGAAGATAAAATCTTGAAGAAACCAGACAAGATTCTGCATTGTCCTCGATGCAACAGTTTAGACACCAAATTCTGTTATTTCAATAACTACAATGTGAATCAACCTCGGCATTTCTGCAAGAACTGCCAAAGGTATTGGACTGCAGGTGGAACCATGAGAAATGTTCCAGTGGGTGCTGGGAGACGAAAGAACAAGCACCTAGCTTCTCAATATCGTCACATTATTGTATCCTGTGACGGAATTCCAACTACAAGTGACTCTTCTTGTCACCAACTTTCAACAACACTTCAATCTGCCGCTGTTTTCAGGTCTTCAACAGATAATGGTACTGTGTTGAAATTTTCTCCTGATGCCCCTCCTCTCTGTGAATCCATGGAGTCAATGCTTAATCTCAAAGAACAAAATCATGAAAAAGTGGAGGAGGAAGTATCCTTATGTGGATCATCATCTATGACCAATGCTTGCACTCCAAGAAACAAATCAACTGAACCAACTGCATCAAAACCTCTGCAGTGTTATCCTGTTCCTCCGTGGATATTCCCTTGGAATCAAGATTGGAACAATGTTGCTTCCACTGCATCAGTTCACCCCTCTTCACTACAAATTTGCAACCCTTATACCAGTGCCGACCCTGCTTCAATGCAGTGGTGTCCTACACCGATCATGGCAGTTCCAACAATCTACCCACCAAGCTTTCCCTTGCAATTTGTTCCTGGATCATACTGGGGTGGAACAGGAGCAGCTTCAACGGGTTTCAATGGCTGCCTTTCACCTACTTCCTCTACCAGTAATAGCTGCTGCTCCGGCAACGGCTCCCCAACACTTGGAAAACACACAAGAGACAACCTTTCAACAGATGAACAAAAATCAGACATGTGTGTGTTGGTTCCAACGACCCTTACAATTGATGATCCAAATGGGGCCTCAAAATTGGCCTCATCAGGAACCAACCCTGATAACCAGCAATGTGTACCAGAAGGTGCTATTTCAAAAAGGGCAAAGGCTAGAGAAGGGAAAGACCGTGTCTTGGGTGTGTCTCAAATCTTGGAAGCTAACCCTGCAGCGATTTCTCGTGCTCATGCATTCCAAGAGGGCATTTGA